The genome window GTGGCATCTGCTTCCGATCAAGATGTAAACATGATTTTCGGTTCTATTATTAATGATGATTTGAAAGATGAAATTGTTGTTACGGTGATTGCTACTGGCTTTAACCAAGATTTATCGCAGCTCCAGCCAGATAGACCTGGATTTGGCGGCTTAAAGCCAAATAACAATAACGCAAACCCTGTCAACAATCCGGTTAACAATAGAGAAGTAAAACGTGAAGAGCCGCATGTGCAAAAAGAACAACAACAACCAAGAAGCAATGCGCAACAACCAGAAGATGCTTTAGATATTCCGACATTCTTAAGAAATAGAAACCGCAGAAGGTAATTATTTCTTTAGCAAAAACCTTTCCATTTTTTCATAATGGAAAGGTTTTTTGTTTTATCTTCCAGGAATAAAGTAATCTCCCCTTTTATTTAGAGTAAAACTCATCACTTCTTTTATTCTTCCCTTTTTATTCCTTTGAATTAGTAAAAAAACTGATAATATTTCGCTAGAACTTAAAGTTTTTAACCGAGGAGATATAGTGACAAAAACCGTTAGAAATAGAGCAAATTTCTGATATTTTGATTACAGAAAGTGACAGAATTTCAAGAACAAGTACGTTATACTTTTTCGTAACAGATTAGTAGAGAGAAGATTTACTTCTTTTGTTGCTTTTATGAAGGAGAGGAGGAATTACATGCTTGGCCATTTATTTAGATGTGATATGGCTATTAAATTTTTTGTTTGACAGTTTATTACTATATTTAACAGGCATTCTATTAAAGAAAAAAATTATCCATTGGCGAATATTGCTTGGAGGGTTAATTGGTTCCCTTATTATCCTTTTTTCGATAACGCCGCTTAGTCCCTATACTAATCATCCCATATCGAAACTTCTATTTTCTATCGTGATGGTAGCAATGGCTTTTGGATATAAGCGATTTCGTACCTATATCCAAGCATTAATGATATTTTACTTAGCTACTTTTTTAATTGGGGGAACTTTGATAGGTGCTCATTATTTTATTCAGTTTGATTTCAATCTTTCTTCTTCTGTCCTTCTTGCAAGCATTAAAGGCTTTGGTGACCCGATAAGTTGGCTTTTTGTTTTGTTAGGATTTCCGATTGCTTGGTACTTTTCGAGAAGAAATGTGGAAGGGATGGAAGTGACAAAGATTCAATATGAACAGATAATCGACGTTATTTTTCAAGTAGGGGGAAAAGAATTTTCTATCAAGGGTTTGGTGGATAGTGGTAATCAAGTATATGATCCCATTTCCCGCCTTCCCGTAATGTTTGTATCTTTGAAAAATATAGAAAAGGATATGCCAGCAGAAATAATTCGTCTCACGGACCAGCCAGAAGCTATTATCTATGGCAGTCAACCAATCGCACCAGAATGGGAAAGCAAGATGCGAATTATTCCATATAAGGTAGTCGGCAAGGACCACCAGTTACTTATTGCTGTGAAACCAGATTCTTTGTTTTTAAAAAAAGAGCAGGAAGTAATTGCAGTGGAAAAGGGATTAATCTCGTTTACCAATCAAGTTCTATCTGCTGAGGGCATATTTGATTGTATTGTTCATCCAAAAATGCTCTTAGGAAAAAAATCAATCGAAGAAAAAGTTAGTTAATATACTATACTCACGAAAATCATCGTTTAGAAGGAGGAAATGCACATGAGTAAATGGAAGCTTCGCTTATCTTATTATTGGTACAAATTACTGATAAAACTTGGACTGAAAACAGACGAAGTATTTTATATTGGTGGAAGTGAAGCACTGCCTCCTCCGTTAACGAAAGAAGAAGAGGAAATCCTTTTAGAAAAACTTCCAAAAGGAGACCAAGCAGCTCGTTCGATGCTGATAGAGAGAAATTTACGCCTTGTTGTTTATATCGCAAGAAAGTTTGAAAATACTGGGATTAACATCGAAGATTTAATCAGCATTGGCACAATCGGATTAATTAAGGCGGTTAATACGTTTAATCCGGAAAAAAAAATAAAACTGGCCACATATGCTTCAAGATGTATTGAAAATGAAATTTTGATGTATTTGCGCAGAAATAATAAAATCCGTTCAGAGGTTTCATTTGATGAGCCGTTAAATATAGATTGGGATGGAAATGAACTTCTTCTCTCCGATGTTATGGGCACAGAGGATGATATTATTACGAAAGATTTAGATGCAAGTGTAGATAAAAAGCTATTAGTAAAAGCACTTCACCAATTGTCTAACAGAGAGAAACAAATCATGGAATTACGGTTTGGTTTAGGAACGGGAGAAGAAAAAACGCAAAAAGATGTAGCAGATATGCTTGGGATATCCCAATCGTATATTTCTCGCTTAGAGAAAAGGATTATTAAAAGACTACAAAAAGAATTTAATAAAATGGTCTAAAAAATTTTTTCGTTCGGAAAGCCTTGTCCCACATAAATTGAGTTGAAATTAGCGTAAATTGGAAATTTAACAAAAATTCATCCCATGCATATTTTTCCTTCTCGGGGAGATACTGTTTTTTGTACAGCAGCTCCTGTGAGGAGGGAAATAGATTGACTCGAAATAAAGTAGAAATTTGCGGTGTGGATACATCAAAGCTTCCAGTATTAAAAAATGAAGAAATGAGATTGCTCTTCAAGCAAATGCATGAGGGAGATACATCCGCAAGAGAAAGTCTCGTAAATGGGAATCTCCGCCTCGTACTAAGTGTGATACAACGATTTAATAATCGAGGAGAATTCGTGGATGACTTATTTCAAGTGGGTTGTATTGGTCTAATGAAATCTATCGATAATTTTGATTTAAGTCAAAATGTTAAGTTTTCCACCTATGCTGTTCCGATGATTATTGGAGAGATTCGTCGTTATTTACGCGACAATAATCCAATTAGGGTTTCCAGATCTCTGAGAGACATTGCTTATAAGGCATTACAGGTCAGAGAAAGGTTGATGAATAAAACATCAAAAGAACCAACAGCTGAGGAAATTGCCAAAGAGTTAGACATTCCACATGAAGATATTGTCTTTGCATTAGATGCTATTCAAGATCCAGTATCGCTTTTTGAACCAATCTATAATGATGGTGGAGATCCGATTTATGTAATGGATCAATTAAGTGATGAAAAGAATAAGGATATACAGTGGGTGGAAGAATTAGCATTAAAAGAAGGAATGCGCCGATTAAATGATCGAGAAAAGTTGATATTGCGAAAGCGGTTTTTTCAAGGGAAAACACAAATGGAAGTGGCAGATGAGATCGGCATCTCACAAGCGCAAGTCTCAAGATTGGAAAAAGCTGCTATTAAACAAATGAATAAAAACATTCAAAGCTAAATAGGAATAAAACAGGTTAGACTTCTTAAAGTAGGTACTTTAATGATTGTCTAGCCTTTTCTATTGGTAAAAAGGGAGAGGAATGGCAGGTTAGAAAAGAGCGAGTTTCGAATTTCATAAAATGCAACCTTATTTCTACAGAAAAATATGTTTTTCTGTGACCAATGACAGCTCTATATGGTAAACTAAAACAAAAAGATGGGGTTAGATAATGGAACCTTTTATTTTAAGAAATAAGCAGTTTTTCAATCTTGATTTATGGGAGCAGCAGTTTCCGAATCTAATAGCTGGTTTCACAACAAAAAATGGTGGGAAAAGTAAAGGCGATTATGCAAGTTTAAATATGGCGTTTCATGTAAATGATCAAAAGGATACAGTGGTTGCAAACCGTAAGGAACTAGCACAAAAATTATCTTTCCCATTAGAGCAATGGGTTGGTGCTGTGCAAACACATCAAGTTAATATTGTGGAAGTAACACAAGCACATTTAGGTATGGGTGCAAGCGATTATGATAGTGCGTTAAAAGATACGGATGGTTTGTTTACTTTTGAAAAAAATATATTATTAACTTTATGTTTTGCAGATTGTGTTCCTTTATATTTCATTCATCCAGCTACAAAAGCAGTAGGTATCGCTCATGCTGGATGGCAAGGAACCGTAAAAGGCATTGCCGGGGAAATGATGAAAGTTTTTGCTTCTCATAAGATACCAAGAGAAGAAGTGCTCGCCATTGTTGGTCCTTCTATCTCAGAGCGCCATTATGTCGTGGATGATCGTGTTATTAATGAAATAGAAAAGGCAATACAATCAGAACACAAGCCATTTACGACTATTTCTCCAGGACAATACAGACTGAATTTACAAGAAGCAAATAAGCAGATATTGTTAGAAAGTGGTATGCTCGAAAGTAATATTCATCTAACCGACTATTGTACTTACGAAGATGATGCATATTTTTTCTCTCACAGAAGAGATAAAGGGAACACTGGGAGAATGATGAGTTATATTGGATGGAGAGAGGAAGACGAAAATTAAATGTTAGTGAAAGATAATCTTAATGGA of Niallia circulans contains these proteins:
- the spoIIGA gene encoding sigma-E processing peptidase SpoIIGA, which translates into the protein MAIYLDVIWLLNFLFDSLLLYLTGILLKKKIIHWRILLGGLIGSLIILFSITPLSPYTNHPISKLLFSIVMVAMAFGYKRFRTYIQALMIFYLATFLIGGTLIGAHYFIQFDFNLSSSVLLASIKGFGDPISWLFVLLGFPIAWYFSRRNVEGMEVTKIQYEQIIDVIFQVGGKEFSIKGLVDSGNQVYDPISRLPVMFVSLKNIEKDMPAEIIRLTDQPEAIIYGSQPIAPEWESKMRIIPYKVVGKDHQLLIAVKPDSLFLKKEQEVIAVEKGLISFTNQVLSAEGIFDCIVHPKMLLGKKSIEEKVS
- the sigE gene encoding RNA polymerase sporulation sigma factor SigE, which encodes MSKWKLRLSYYWYKLLIKLGLKTDEVFYIGGSEALPPPLTKEEEEILLEKLPKGDQAARSMLIERNLRLVVYIARKFENTGINIEDLISIGTIGLIKAVNTFNPEKKIKLATYASRCIENEILMYLRRNNKIRSEVSFDEPLNIDWDGNELLLSDVMGTEDDIITKDLDASVDKKLLVKALHQLSNREKQIMELRFGLGTGEEKTQKDVADMLGISQSYISRLEKRIIKRLQKEFNKMV
- the sigG gene encoding RNA polymerase sporulation sigma factor SigG, with product MTRNKVEICGVDTSKLPVLKNEEMRLLFKQMHEGDTSARESLVNGNLRLVLSVIQRFNNRGEFVDDLFQVGCIGLMKSIDNFDLSQNVKFSTYAVPMIIGEIRRYLRDNNPIRVSRSLRDIAYKALQVRERLMNKTSKEPTAEEIAKELDIPHEDIVFALDAIQDPVSLFEPIYNDGGDPIYVMDQLSDEKNKDIQWVEELALKEGMRRLNDREKLILRKRFFQGKTQMEVADEIGISQAQVSRLEKAAIKQMNKNIQS
- the pgeF gene encoding peptidoglycan editing factor PgeF; translated protein: MEPFILRNKQFFNLDLWEQQFPNLIAGFTTKNGGKSKGDYASLNMAFHVNDQKDTVVANRKELAQKLSFPLEQWVGAVQTHQVNIVEVTQAHLGMGASDYDSALKDTDGLFTFEKNILLTLCFADCVPLYFIHPATKAVGIAHAGWQGTVKGIAGEMMKVFASHKIPREEVLAIVGPSISERHYVVDDRVINEIEKAIQSEHKPFTTISPGQYRLNLQEANKQILLESGMLESNIHLTDYCTYEDDAYFFSHRRDKGNTGRMMSYIGWREEDEN